One stretch of Thermodesulfovibrio thiophilus DSM 17215 DNA includes these proteins:
- a CDS encoding arsenate reductase ArsC, with translation MIKVAFICVHNSCRSQIAEALGKHLAGDVFESYSAGTETKPQINKDAVRLMKELYGIDMEKTQYPKLLDDIPPVDIVITMGCNVECPYLPCKHREDWGLDDPTGKSDEEFKKVISIIEARIIELKKKLI, from the coding sequence ATGATAAAAGTTGCATTTATTTGTGTTCATAATTCATGTCGAAGCCAAATAGCCGAGGCACTGGGCAAACATTTAGCAGGAGATGTATTTGAAAGCTACTCTGCTGGCACAGAAACAAAACCCCAAATTAATAAGGATGCTGTGCGTCTAATGAAAGAGCTTTATGGTATAGATATGGAGAAAACCCAATATCCAAAGTTGCTTGATGATATCCCGCCGGTAGATATTGTTATTACAATGGGATGCAATGTGGAATGCCCTTACCTTCCCTGCAAGCATAGAGAGGATTGGGGACTGGATGATCCTACGGGTAAGAGTGATGAGGAATTTAAAAAAGTTATTTCAATAATTGAAGCCCGAATAATTGAATTGAAGAAGAAACTGATATAA
- the arsA gene encoding arsenical pump-driving ATPase yields the protein MNLFDPQNIKLTKYLFYTGKGGVGKTSIACATAVSLADKGKRVLLISTDPASNLQDVFSMELTNKGTPIPGVPNLYVANLDPIQAAAEYRESVIAPYRGKLPASVIANMEEQLSGSCTIEIAAFNEFSNFITDEKVQQEYDHVIFDTAPTGHTLRMLQLPSAWSRFISESTHGASCLGQLSGLESKKSIYQQAVETLSDGSLTTLILVTRPEIAPFKEAERASDELSALGVNNQMLVINGLLMEHTDALSSSLYEKQQAAISNMPEALKAFPIYMVPLRSYNVTGLENVRALLTTDYVPTEPRKLNTDHIPSLSDVIDELAAEGKRVIFTMGKGGVGKTTVAAAVALGLAKRGKKVHLTTTDPAAHLKFVIDETSGISMSHIDEAKELKKYQQEVLSKARASGMSDEDIAYIEEDLRSPCTQEIAVFRAFAELVDMADDQVVVIDTAPTGHTLLLLESTQSYNHEIQRTKGEIPESVARLLPRLKSDETEVIIVTLPEATPVYEALRLEDDLKRAGIAAKWWVVNQSLYGTDTTNHILKAKAAGEIEWLNRINEHANGKFALISWSPEDIKGDRLLAL from the coding sequence ATGAATTTATTCGATCCACAAAACATCAAATTAACGAAATATCTTTTCTATACCGGCAAGGGTGGCGTTGGCAAAACCAGCATCGCCTGTGCCACCGCTGTTTCTCTTGCGGATAAAGGCAAGCGTGTGTTGCTCATCAGCACCGACCCGGCTTCCAATCTTCAAGACGTGTTCTCGATGGAACTGACCAACAAAGGTACGCCTATCCCCGGTGTGCCTAATCTATATGTGGCTAACCTCGACCCTATACAGGCCGCAGCTGAGTATCGGGAGAGCGTAATCGCGCCTTATCGAGGCAAGTTGCCCGCTTCTGTTATCGCAAATATGGAGGAGCAGCTTTCTGGCTCCTGCACAATAGAAATAGCAGCATTCAACGAGTTCTCTAATTTCATAACAGACGAAAAGGTTCAGCAGGAATACGATCATGTTATTTTTGATACTGCTCCTACTGGCCATACCCTACGAATGCTTCAGCTTCCTTCTGCTTGGAGCAGGTTCATAAGTGAAAGTACACACGGCGCATCCTGCCTCGGTCAACTATCAGGCTTAGAGAGCAAAAAATCGATTTACCAGCAAGCTGTGGAAACACTATCGGATGGCAGTCTGACTACATTAATACTTGTTACCCGACCGGAAATCGCACCATTTAAAGAAGCGGAACGTGCTTCCGATGAATTGTCTGCGTTAGGTGTTAACAATCAGATGCTGGTTATCAATGGATTATTGATGGAGCATACTGATGCTCTTTCTTCCAGCCTTTACGAAAAACAGCAAGCAGCTATATCTAATATGCCGGAAGCCTTAAAGGCGTTTCCAATCTATATGGTACCTTTACGCTCGTATAATGTCACTGGTTTGGAAAATGTGCGTGCTTTGCTTACCACCGACTATGTCCCTACTGAGCCGCGAAAGTTGAATACTGACCATATTCCTTCGCTCAGCGATGTGATAGATGAATTAGCAGCAGAAGGCAAGCGTGTAATATTTACGATGGGAAAAGGCGGTGTAGGCAAGACCACCGTTGCGGCTGCTGTTGCGTTAGGACTTGCAAAGCGAGGAAAGAAAGTCCACCTTACCACTACTGACCCGGCTGCACATTTAAAATTTGTGATAGACGAAACAAGCGGTATATCCATGAGCCATATTGATGAAGCTAAGGAGCTTAAAAAGTATCAGCAAGAGGTGCTCTCCAAGGCACGCGCATCCGGTATGAGTGACGAGGATATTGCCTATATCGAAGAAGATCTTCGCTCACCCTGCACACAGGAGATCGCTGTTTTCCGTGCATTTGCGGAATTAGTTGACATGGCAGACGATCAGGTGGTAGTTATAGACACTGCTCCTACAGGTCACACCCTGCTCCTGTTGGAGTCCACACAGAGTTATAATCACGAAATACAACGTACTAAGGGAGAAATACCTGAATCGGTGGCACGACTGTTACCACGACTGAAATCAGACGAAACCGAGGTCATTATTGTGACCCTACCGGAAGCGACTCCCGTTTATGAGGCTCTTCGTCTTGAAGATGATTTAAAGCGTGCGGGCATCGCCGCTAAGTGGTGGGTGGTCAATCAGTCACTTTATGGCACGGATACGACAAATCACATACTGAAGGCTAAGGCAGCTGGTGAAATAGAATGGCTCAACCGCATCAATGAACATGCAAATGGGAAGTTCGCACTGATTTCATGGAGTCCTGAGGATATCAAAGGTGATCGCTTGTTGGCGCTGTAA
- the arsD gene encoding arsenite efflux transporter metallochaperone ArsD, producing the protein MKKMKIFEPAMCCPTGLCGVGVDPELLRISTVLDTLKKHGVIVDRFNLNSAPAEFIKDKTINAYINKKGTEGLPAVMVDGEIVITGRYPTNEEFTKLLDLPEDVLGIKRKPITVKVSMKKSGGCNCKGGCC; encoded by the coding sequence ATGAAAAAAATGAAAATATTCGAACCCGCTATGTGCTGCCCAACTGGACTCTGTGGTGTGGGAGTAGACCCTGAACTTTTGCGTATCTCTACAGTGCTTGACACGTTAAAAAAACATGGTGTAATTGTTGACCGCTTCAACCTTAACAGTGCACCTGCTGAATTTATAAAAGACAAGACCATCAACGCCTATATCAATAAAAAAGGAACAGAGGGATTACCAGCAGTAATGGTTGATGGCGAGATTGTCATTACAGGCCGATACCCTACCAATGAGGAATTTACAAAGCTGCTTGATCTTCCCGAGGATGTGTTGGGAATAAAGAGGAAGCCCATAACAGTAAAGGTTTCTATGAAAAAATCCGGCGGCTGTAATTGCAAGGGAGGTTGCTGTTAA
- a CDS encoding class I SAM-dependent methyltransferase has product MSSKNYFDSVSDQWDTIRQTFFSDSIREKLCEAAQVKEGSTAVDIGAGTGFVTQELLNRKLRVIAIDQSKEMLNVLEQKFGSSGAITCIQADAYTLPLESESVDYVMANMFLHHVEKPGQAILEMTRILKPGGKLVIADLDRHDYEFLRKEQFDVWLGFERSDIKKWFAEANLSNIKIEDLNEQCCCDSCESCSSAAINIFIASAEKSSI; this is encoded by the coding sequence GTGAGCAGTAAAAACTATTTCGATAGTGTATCAGACCAATGGGATACGATACGCCAGACCTTTTTCTCTGATAGTATTCGGGAAAAATTGTGTGAAGCAGCTCAAGTAAAAGAAGGATCAACGGCTGTTGATATCGGCGCAGGTACCGGCTTTGTTACGCAAGAATTGCTTAACAGGAAGCTTCGTGTCATAGCGATAGACCAGTCCAAGGAAATGCTCAATGTATTGGAGCAAAAGTTCGGTTCAAGCGGTGCAATCACCTGTATTCAGGCAGACGCTTATACGCTACCTTTAGAGAGTGAAAGCGTTGATTATGTAATGGCAAATATGTTCTTGCATCACGTTGAAAAACCGGGGCAAGCGATTTTAGAGATGACACGTATATTAAAGCCCGGTGGTAAATTAGTAATTGCCGATTTAGACCGGCATGATTATGAGTTTTTACGGAAAGAGCAGTTTGATGTTTGGCTTGGTTTTGAGCGCTCAGATATTAAGAAATGGTTTGCTGAAGCAAACCTATCCAACATAAAAATTGAAGATTTAAATGAACAATGCTGCTGCGATTCCTGTGAATCCTGTAGTAGTGCAGCAATTAACATCTTTATTGCTTCAGCCGAAAAATCATCTATATAA
- the arsB gene encoding ACR3 family arsenite efflux transporter → MSREKTQGIGFFEKYLTVWVLLCMAVGILIGKFLPGIPAFLGRFEYANVSIPMAILIWLMIYPMMLKVDFQSIRNVGKNPKGLFVTWITNWLIKPFTMFGIAWLFFFVIFKPLIPAELAQDYLAGAILLGAAPCTAMVFVWSYLTKGNAAYTVVQVATNDLIILIAFTPIVAFLLGVGGVTIPWDTLILSVVLFVVIPLAGGIITRNYITKKRGLDYFEKSFIPKFGNITTIGLLLTLIIIFSFQGDVILNNPLHIALIAIPLIIQTFLIFFIAYLASKAIKLPHEIAAPAGMIGASNFFELAVAVAISLFGTQSPAALATIVGVLTEVPVMLMLVKIANNTRHWFPAEGGLNSEQ, encoded by the coding sequence ATGAGCAGAGAAAAAACACAAGGAATCGGTTTCTTTGAAAAATACTTAACGGTTTGGGTGCTTCTTTGTATGGCAGTGGGTATCCTGATTGGAAAGTTTTTACCTGGAATCCCAGCGTTTTTAGGACGTTTTGAATATGCAAATGTTTCAATACCTATGGCGATTTTAATCTGGCTTATGATATATCCAATGATGCTAAAAGTAGATTTTCAAAGTATTAGAAATGTAGGCAAAAATCCTAAGGGGCTTTTCGTTACATGGATAACCAACTGGTTGATAAAGCCTTTTACCATGTTCGGCATTGCATGGCTGTTTTTCTTCGTAATTTTTAAACCTCTAATTCCGGCAGAATTGGCACAAGACTATCTTGCGGGAGCAATACTTCTTGGAGCGGCACCGTGTACAGCGATGGTATTTGTATGGAGTTATTTGACCAAAGGCAACGCGGCTTATACTGTCGTGCAAGTGGCAACAAATGATCTTATAATTCTCATAGCTTTCACGCCTATAGTTGCGTTTCTCCTAGGTGTGGGCGGTGTAACCATACCCTGGGACACTCTTATTTTGTCTGTAGTATTGTTTGTTGTTATCCCGCTGGCTGGTGGTATAATTACCCGTAATTACATTACAAAAAAGCGAGGACTAGATTACTTTGAAAAGAGTTTTATACCGAAGTTTGGGAATATCACTACCATAGGTCTATTGCTAACACTAATAATAATCTTTTCATTCCAGGGCGATGTAATTCTGAATAATCCACTGCATATTGCTTTAATTGCTATACCATTAATTATTCAGACTTTCCTAATCTTTTTCATTGCATATCTAGCAAGCAAGGCTATAAAACTACCTCATGAGATAGCAGCGCCTGCCGGTATGATTGGTGCCTCTAACTTTTTTGAACTGGCAGTTGCCGTCGCGATTTCATTATTTGGAACACAAAGTCCAGCTGCACTTGCTACCATTGTAGGGGTTCTAACAGAAGTACCTGTTATGTTGATGTTAGTAAAGATAGCGAATAATACAAGGCACTGGTTTCCTGCGGAAGGAGGGCTGAATAGTGAGCAGTAA
- a CDS encoding DUF2703 domain-containing protein — MSKCCCSSENCCQPQPKKPINIDFLYLDTTVCGRCQDTEKALDEAVSSVAVVLNAAGYEVKVNKVNITTKELAIKYQFISSPTIRVNGNDIAVELRESLCEDCGTLCGDNVDCRVWVYNGVEYTSPPKELIVDAILREVYNTGQREPERKAYQLPENLKKYFIAKAYKDKAERCEKGGNTI, encoded by the coding sequence ATGAGTAAATGTTGTTGTTCTTCCGAGAATTGTTGCCAGCCGCAGCCAAAAAAACCTATCAACATTGATTTTCTGTATCTGGACACGACCGTTTGCGGTAGATGCCAGGATACTGAAAAGGCACTGGATGAAGCAGTTTCCAGCGTAGCCGTGGTACTTAATGCGGCAGGTTATGAAGTCAAGGTAAACAAAGTAAATATTACAACGAAGGAGTTGGCAATTAAATATCAATTTATCAGTTCGCCGACCATCCGCGTGAATGGAAATGACATCGCAGTAGAGCTCAGAGAATCACTTTGCGAGGATTGTGGAACGCTTTGCGGAGATAATGTTGACTGCCGTGTATGGGTATATAATGGAGTCGAATACACGTCCCCTCCAAAGGAATTGATTGTGGACGCCATCCTGCGCGAGGTATATAACACCGGGCAACGTGAGCCTGAGCGCAAAGCCTATCAGCTTCCTGAAAATCTAAAGAAATATTTTATAGCCAAGGCATACAAGGATAAAGCTGAACGGTGTGAGAAAGGCGGTAATACGATATGA
- a CDS encoding ArsR/SmtB family transcription factor — protein sequence MDYYLDNTKVFKALGDPKRAMIVDMLSCGELCACNILEKFEMSQSTLSHHMKILCECGIVKAREEGKWTYYSLDDDTISKTKQFFCAITSNKENCICKDNSICCKGCNENE from the coding sequence ATGGATTACTACTTGGATAACACGAAAGTGTTTAAAGCGTTGGGAGATCCCAAAAGAGCGATGATTGTAGATATGCTTTCCTGCGGGGAACTTTGTGCCTGCAATATTCTGGAGAAGTTTGAAATGTCCCAATCCACACTGTCTCATCACATGAAAATCCTGTGTGAATGTGGGATTGTTAAAGCGCGGGAAGAAGGTAAATGGACGTATTACTCTCTGGATGATGATACTATCAGCAAAACAAAACAGTTTTTCTGTGCTATCACTTCCAATAAGGAAAATTGTATTTGCAAAGATAACTCAATTTGTTGTAAGGGGTGTAATGAAAATGAGTAA
- a CDS encoding type II toxin-antitoxin system antitoxin SocA domain-containing protein, whose product MNINRLIGERIKKLRTMVGYTQLELAEKMGVSRPTISQDSEAQKHDFRISVPQKNIEKIKEVLLYILNKVGSKPNIGESVLYKILYFIDFDFYEKYEEQLIGATYIKNHYGPTPVEFVKVVESMINNNELVKIEDKYFNYPQTKYLPLRKPDLTKLKAHELEVIDDVINRLADMNAAQISNYSHKDVPWQTSERSCFLKEHRCTVGRTRHLIIWHCFYTGSSLR is encoded by the coding sequence ATGAATATTAACAGATTAATAGGGGAAAGAATAAAAAAATTAAGAACGATGGTTGGCTACACACAGCTTGAGCTTGCAGAAAAAATGGGAGTTTCCCGTCCTACAATATCCCAGGATTCAGAAGCACAAAAACATGATTTCAGAATAAGTGTTCCTCAAAAAAATATTGAAAAAATAAAAGAAGTCCTGCTTTACATTCTTAATAAGGTTGGTTCAAAGCCTAACATAGGGGAGAGTGTCCTTTATAAAATTCTTTATTTTATTGATTTTGATTTTTACGAGAAATATGAAGAACAGCTCATTGGCGCCACCTATATAAAAAATCACTATGGACCTACACCTGTTGAGTTTGTAAAAGTTGTTGAGTCAATGATAAATAACAATGAACTCGTAAAAATAGAAGATAAATACTTCAACTATCCCCAGACAAAGTATCTGCCACTTAGAAAACCTGATCTAACAAAATTAAAAGCTCATGAACTTGAAGTTATAGACGATGTAATAAATCGACTTGCAGATATGAATGCTGCTCAGATCAGCAATTATTCACATAAAGACGTGCCGTGGCAAACATCGGAGAGAAGCTGTTTCTTGAAAGAGCACAGGTGTACCGTAGGAAGGACAAGGCACTTAATCATCTGGCACTGCTTTTATACGGGAAGTAGTTTAAGATAA
- a CDS encoding TOBE domain-containing protein encodes MKYGARNKIMAKVKSVKKGDVMSIVKFEVKNPVDMASVLTTESLEELNLKEGDNVQLIIKAIHVLPVKED; translated from the coding sequence ATGAAGTATGGTGCAAGGAACAAAATAATGGCAAAAGTTAAGTCAGTTAAAAAAGGTGATGTAATGTCCATTGTTAAATTTGAAGTGAAAAATCCAGTTGATATGGCATCAGTGCTAACTACCGAGTCTCTTGAGGAACTTAATTTGAAGGAAGGAGATAATGTTCAACTCATTATCAAGGCAATTCATGTTTTACCTGTAAAAGAGGATTAA
- a CDS encoding type II toxin-antitoxin system antitoxin SocA domain-containing protein: MKKLREENREQIGKTVIQKIIYLLTRENIGKFNYSLYLYGPYSSEVASELNFAEDTGMLKIDWIDEKGYFITPTDELNNYLDLLTKEEKQAIEKIVEKYGNLNVAELSIVATAFYVHDYFKVSGDKLIDTVKGLKNNYPGELIEKAIKKAGLG, encoded by the coding sequence GTGAAAAAATTAAGGGAGGAAAACCGTGAGCAAATTGGAAAGACAGTTATCCAGAAAATAATTTATTTGTTAACCCGTGAAAATATTGGAAAGTTCAATTATTCATTGTATCTTTATGGACCATATTCATCTGAAGTTGCTTCTGAATTAAATTTCGCAGAAGATACAGGCATGCTAAAAATTGACTGGATAGATGAAAAAGGATACTTCATTACCCCTACAGATGAACTTAATAACTACTTAGACCTTTTAACAAAAGAGGAAAAACAGGCTATAGAAAAAATTGTAGAAAAATATGGAAATTTAAACGTTGCAGAATTGTCAATTGTTGCAACCGCCTTTTACGTGCATGACTACTTTAAAGTTTCTGGTGATAAATTAATTGATACAGTAAAAGGTTTAAAAAATAATTATCCAGGGGAGTTAATTGAGAAGGCTATCAAGAAAGCAGGCTTAGGATAA
- a CDS encoding PIN domain-containing protein, translating into MSSTNFNIYIADSSAFIKNPNFVKSLKGVIVIPDVVLNELHGLKNSENPKIATNAITAFKNIEEYFTSKKGSKNPNNDSVLVIEKDYKKLPNVNVESFVDKVVLGTALLYKEKNPYKTVTLLSDKLNLRVSAASLQLNTVDISYLFIKEINPSEPIKIKTSDMPLRTKKQELAADMRRAAQILLGCSIASFFVFPLLAIFFIFLLVPFFFFLFIKPEEAEEIEFSPAAPDDWKFISEEDPCENIGRYGSDRLLY; encoded by the coding sequence ATGTCATCAACCAACTTTAATATTTATATAGCAGATTCTTCAGCTTTCATAAAAAATCCAAATTTTGTTAAATCTTTAAAAGGTGTAATTGTTATTCCTGATGTAGTGCTTAATGAGCTTCATGGATTAAAAAATTCTGAAAATCCAAAAATAGCAACAAATGCCATAACTGCATTTAAAAATATTGAAGAATATTTTACCAGTAAAAAAGGAAGTAAAAACCCAAACAATGATTCTGTTCTCGTAATAGAAAAAGATTATAAAAAATTACCTAACGTTAATGTAGAAAGCTTTGTAGATAAAGTTGTATTAGGAACAGCTCTATTATATAAAGAAAAAAACCCGTATAAAACAGTAACCTTATTAAGTGATAAACTTAACCTGAGGGTTTCAGCCGCCTCTTTACAGTTAAATACTGTAGATATTTCTTACTTGTTTATAAAAGAAATCAATCCATCAGAACCAATAAAAATAAAAACAAGTGATATGCCTTTAAGAACAAAAAAACAGGAACTAGCAGCAGATATGAGAAGAGCAGCACAGATTTTATTGGGGTGCTCTATAGCTTCTTTCTTTGTATTTCCTCTTTTAGCTATATTTTTTATTTTTTTGCTTGTTCCTTTCTTTTTCTTTTTATTCATAAAACCTGAAGAAGCAGAGGAAATAGAGTTCTCCCCCGCAGCTCCAGATGACTGGAAATTTATTTCTGAAGAAGATCCCTGTGAAAACATAGGAAGATATGGTTCTGATCGTTTATTATATTAA